A portion of the Pseudomonas synxantha BG33R genome contains these proteins:
- the glyQ gene encoding glycine--tRNA ligase subunit alpha: MSQPTPAVRTFQDLILALQQYWAEQGCVVLQPYDMEVGAGTFHTATFLRAIGPETWNAAYVQPSRRPTDGRYGENPNRLQHYYQFQVVLKPNPDNFQELYLGSLKHVGLDPLVHDIRFVEDNWESPTLGAWGLGWEVWLNGMEVTQFTYFQQAGGIECYPVTGEITYGLERLAMYLQGVDSVYDLVWADGPFGKVTYGDVFHQNEVEQSTYNFEHANVDKLFELFDFYESEAKRLIELDQPLPLPSYEMVLKASHTFNLLDARRAISVTARQQYILRVRTLARSVAQAYLLARAKLGFPMATPDLRDEVLAKLEAAQ, encoded by the coding sequence GTGAGCCAGCCTACGCCAGCCGTGCGTACCTTCCAAGACTTGATCCTCGCCCTCCAGCAATACTGGGCCGAGCAAGGTTGTGTGGTACTTCAGCCCTACGATATGGAAGTAGGCGCCGGCACTTTCCACACCGCTACATTCCTGCGGGCCATCGGCCCGGAAACCTGGAACGCCGCTTATGTGCAGCCCAGTCGCCGCCCGACTGACGGCCGCTACGGCGAAAACCCGAACCGTCTGCAGCACTACTACCAGTTCCAGGTGGTATTGAAGCCCAACCCGGACAACTTCCAGGAACTCTACCTGGGCTCGCTCAAGCATGTGGGCCTGGACCCACTGGTGCACGACATCCGTTTCGTCGAAGACAACTGGGAATCGCCAACCCTGGGCGCCTGGGGCCTGGGCTGGGAAGTCTGGCTCAATGGCATGGAAGTGACGCAGTTCACTTACTTCCAGCAAGCGGGCGGCATCGAATGCTACCCGGTCACCGGCGAGATCACCTATGGCCTGGAGCGTCTGGCCATGTACCTGCAAGGCGTGGATTCGGTCTACGACCTGGTATGGGCTGATGGCCCATTCGGCAAGGTGACCTACGGCGATGTGTTCCACCAGAACGAAGTGGAGCAGTCCACCTACAACTTCGAACACGCCAACGTCGACAAGCTGTTCGAACTGTTCGACTTCTATGAAAGCGAAGCCAAGCGGCTGATCGAACTCGACCAGCCGCTGCCGTTGCCAAGCTATGAAATGGTGTTGAAGGCGTCCCATACCTTCAACCTGCTGGACGCCCGCCGTGCCATCTCGGTAACTGCGCGCCAGCAATACATCCTGCGTGTGCGCACGCTGGCACGTTCCGTCGCCCAAGCCTATTTGCTGGCTCGCGCCAAGCTGGGCTTCCCGATGGCAACCCCTGACCTGCGTGATGAAGTGTTGGCTAAGCTGGAGGCTGCACAATGA
- a CDS encoding DNA-3-methyladenine glycosylase I has translation MPRCFWCSEDPLYMAYHDQEWGTPLRDAQGLFELLLLEGFQAGLSWITVLRKREHYRKVLFGFDAQRLARLSDEEIEALMQDPGIVRNRLKLNATRRNAAAWLALEDPVGLLWSFVGGKPKVNHFKDRSDVPAITPEAEAMSRALKKAGFTFVGPTICYAFMQASGMVMDHTQDCDRYADLVNAG, from the coding sequence ATGCCACGCTGCTTTTGGTGTTCTGAAGATCCGCTGTACATGGCTTATCACGATCAAGAGTGGGGAACGCCGCTGCGCGATGCGCAGGGTTTGTTCGAGTTGCTTTTGCTCGAAGGGTTCCAGGCGGGTCTGTCCTGGATCACTGTTTTACGCAAACGCGAGCATTATCGAAAGGTCTTGTTCGGCTTTGATGCGCAGCGCCTGGCGCGGTTAAGCGATGAAGAAATCGAGGCGCTGATGCAGGATCCGGGCATCGTGCGCAATCGCTTGAAGCTCAATGCTACACGGCGCAACGCGGCGGCCTGGCTGGCGCTGGAAGACCCGGTGGGGTTGCTGTGGTCATTTGTCGGCGGCAAACCCAAGGTCAATCACTTCAAGGATCGCAGCGACGTCCCGGCCATTACACCCGAGGCTGAAGCCATGAGCCGCGCCTTGAAAAAAGCCGGTTTCACCTTCGTCGGGCCGACCATCTGCTACGCCTTCATGCAGGCCTCGGGCATGGTCATGGACCACACCCAGGACTGTGACCGTTACGCGGACTTGGTCAACGCCGGTTAG
- a CDS encoding lysophospholipid acyltransferase produces the protein MEKFKGALLVGALRLFALLPWRAVQAVGTGIGWIMWKTPNRSRDTVRINLSKCFPDMDPAERERLVGRSLMDIGKSLTESACAWIWPAQRSIDLVREVEGLEVLHQALASGKGVVGITSHLGNWEVLNHFYCSQCKPIIFYRPPKLKAVDELLRKQRVQLGNRVAASTKEGILSVIKEVRKGGQVGIPADPEPAESAGIFVPFFATQALTSKFVPNMLAGHKAVGVFLHALRLPDGSGYKVILEAAPEDMYSTDTATSCAAMSKVVERYVGAYPSQYMWSMKRFKKRPPGEARWY, from the coding sequence GTGGAAAAGTTTAAAGGCGCCTTGCTGGTAGGCGCTCTCCGGTTGTTTGCCCTGCTGCCCTGGCGCGCTGTACAAGCCGTCGGCACGGGCATCGGCTGGATCATGTGGAAAACCCCCAACCGCTCCCGCGACACCGTGCGGATCAACCTCTCCAAGTGCTTCCCGGACATGGACCCGGCCGAGCGCGAGCGCCTGGTGGGCCGCAGCCTGATGGACATCGGCAAGTCTCTCACCGAAAGCGCCTGCGCGTGGATCTGGCCAGCCCAGCGTTCCATCGACCTGGTGCGGGAAGTCGAGGGCCTGGAAGTGCTGCACCAAGCCCTGGCCTCGGGCAAAGGCGTGGTGGGTATCACCAGTCACCTGGGCAACTGGGAAGTGCTGAACCACTTCTATTGCAGCCAGTGCAAACCGATCATTTTCTATCGCCCGCCCAAGCTCAAGGCGGTGGACGAACTGCTGCGCAAACAACGCGTGCAATTGGGCAACCGCGTGGCGGCGTCGACCAAGGAAGGCATTCTCAGCGTGATCAAGGAGGTGCGCAAAGGCGGCCAGGTAGGCATTCCTGCCGACCCGGAACCAGCCGAGTCCGCCGGCATCTTCGTACCGTTTTTCGCCACCCAGGCCCTCACCAGCAAATTCGTGCCGAACATGCTCGCGGGCCACAAGGCTGTTGGCGTATTCCTGCACGCGTTGCGCCTGCCGGACGGCTCAGGCTACAAAGTGATCCTGGAAGCGGCGCCGGAAGACATGTACAGCACCGACACCGCCACCTCCTGCGCGGCGATGAGCAAAGTGGTGGAGCGCTATGTCGGCGCCTACCCGAGCCAGTACATGTGGAGCATGAAGCGCTTCAAGAAGCGCCCGCCGGGTGAGGCGCGGTGGTACTGA
- a CDS encoding tetratricopeptide repeat protein produces MLESLEKMLAKGVDNSLLRFGLGKGYMDLKDNAKAAEHLGKCVEFDPKYSAAWKLLGKAHQAQGDSAAARQAWEKGIEAAQAHGDKQAEKEMTVFLKKLDRQA; encoded by the coding sequence ATGCTCGAATCCCTGGAAAAAATGCTCGCCAAGGGTGTGGATAATTCGCTGCTGCGCTTCGGCTTGGGCAAGGGTTATATGGACTTGAAGGACAACGCCAAAGCCGCCGAGCATCTGGGCAAGTGTGTCGAGTTCGATCCGAAGTATTCGGCGGCGTGGAAGTTGTTGGGCAAGGCACACCAGGCCCAAGGTGACAGTGCCGCAGCACGACAGGCGTGGGAAAAAGGCATTGAAGCGGCCCAGGCCCACGGCGACAAGCAGGCCGAAAAAGAGATGACCGTGTTCCTGAAGAAACTCGATCGCCAGGCTTGA
- the trkA gene encoding Trk system potassium transporter TrkA produces MKIIILGAGQVGGTLAEHLAGEANDITVVDTDAERLRNLGDRLDIRTVQGRASFPTVLRQAGADDADMLVAVTNSDETNMVACQVAHTLFHTPTKIARVREAAYLTRAGLFDNDAIPVDVLISPEQVVTHYIKRLIEIPGALQVIDFAEGKAQLVAVKAYYGGPLVGQQLRQLREHMPNVETRVAAIFRRDRPILPQGDTVIEADDEVFFIAAKANIRAVMSEMRRLDESYKRIVIAGGGQIGERLAEAIESRYQVKIIEMSPARCRHLSDTLDSTVVLQGSASDRDLLMEENIADADIFLALTNDDEANIMSSLLAKRLGAKKVMTIINNPAYVDLIQGGDIDIAISPQLATIGTLLAHVRRGDIVSVHSLRRGAAEAIEAIAHGDSKSSKVIGKAIRDIGLPPGTTIGAIIRDEEVIIAHDDTVIATGDHVILFLVDKKHIRDVEKLFHVGLSFF; encoded by the coding sequence ATGAAAATCATCATCCTTGGGGCAGGGCAGGTTGGTGGCACACTGGCCGAACATCTGGCCGGCGAAGCCAACGACATTACCGTGGTCGACACTGATGCCGAGCGCCTGCGTAACCTGGGCGACCGCCTGGATATCCGTACGGTGCAAGGCCGCGCATCGTTTCCGACGGTGCTGCGTCAGGCGGGTGCCGACGATGCCGACATGCTGGTCGCGGTGACCAACAGCGACGAAACCAACATGGTCGCCTGCCAGGTGGCCCATACCTTGTTCCATACCCCGACCAAGATCGCCCGTGTGCGCGAGGCGGCCTACCTGACCCGCGCCGGCTTGTTCGATAACGATGCCATTCCCGTCGACGTACTGATCAGCCCGGAACAGGTAGTGACCCACTACATCAAGCGCCTGATCGAGATTCCGGGCGCCTTGCAGGTGATCGACTTCGCCGAAGGCAAGGCGCAATTGGTGGCGGTGAAGGCTTACTACGGTGGGCCGTTGGTGGGCCAGCAACTGCGCCAGCTGCGCGAACACATGCCAAATGTAGAAACCCGCGTAGCAGCAATTTTCCGTCGTGACCGGCCGATCCTGCCCCAGGGCGATACGGTGATTGAAGCCGACGACGAAGTGTTTTTCATCGCCGCCAAAGCGAATATTCGCGCCGTCATGAGCGAGATGCGCAGGCTCGATGAAAGCTACAAACGCATTGTCATCGCTGGCGGTGGGCAGATTGGCGAACGTCTGGCCGAAGCCATCGAAAGCCGCTACCAGGTGAAGATCATCGAGATGAGTCCGGCGCGTTGCCGGCATTTGTCCGACACCCTCGACAGCACCGTCGTGCTGCAAGGCAGCGCCTCGGACCGCGACCTGCTGATGGAAGAGAACATCGCCGACGCCGACATCTTCCTGGCCCTGACCAACGATGACGAAGCCAACATCATGTCGTCGCTGCTGGCCAAGCGGCTGGGGGCGAAAAAGGTGATGACCATCATCAACAACCCGGCCTACGTCGACCTGATCCAGGGCGGCGATATCGATATCGCCATCAGCCCGCAGCTGGCCACCATCGGCACCTTGCTCGCCCACGTACGCCGTGGCGATATCGTCAGCGTGCACTCATTGCGCCGGGGCGCGGCGGAAGCCATCGAGGCGATCGCCCACGGTGACTCGAAGTCGAGCAAAGTCATCGGCAAGGCCATCCGCGATATTGGCCTGCCGCCGGGCACCACTATTGGCGCAATTATTCGTGATGAAGAAGTGATCATTGCCCACGACGACACGGTGATCGCCACCGGTGATCATGTGATTCTGTTCCTTGTGGATAAGAAACATATCCGCGACGTGGAGAAACTGTTCCACGTGGGCCTGAGCTTTTTCTGA
- the rsmB gene encoding 16S rRNA (cytosine(967)-C(5))-methyltransferase RsmB translates to MNPRLAAAKALAAVLNGKASLNSSLPTQLDKVEDRDRGFTQDLAFGTARWQPRLSALAAKLLQKPFKAADADVEALLLVGLYQLLYTRVPAHAAIGETVGCADKLKKPWAKALLNAVLRRAQRESEALLAELEHDPVVRTAHPRWLQKSLKAFWPEQWEAICAANNAHPPMILRVNRRHHSRDAYLQLLADAAINATPCVYSTDGIVLEAATDVRSLPGFAEGWISVQDEAAQLAADLLDLAPGQRVLDACCAPGGKTCHILEVEKDLAGVVAVDLEAKRLVRVRENLARLGLSADLIAADGRNTATWWDGKPFQRILLDAPCSATGVIRRHPDIKLTRQPDDIAALAVLQGELLDALWPTLEVGGILLYATCSTLPTENTEVIQAFLARTSGARELDLATSAGIKQPHGRQLLAQEGGHDGFYYAKLIKIAAARG, encoded by the coding sequence ATGAACCCACGTCTGGCCGCCGCCAAGGCTCTCGCTGCCGTGCTCAACGGCAAGGCTTCGCTGAACAGTTCATTGCCCACGCAATTGGACAAGGTCGAAGACCGGGATCGCGGTTTCACCCAGGACCTGGCATTTGGCACCGCCCGCTGGCAGCCAAGGTTGTCGGCACTGGCAGCCAAGCTGCTGCAAAAACCGTTCAAGGCGGCAGACGCTGATGTCGAGGCGCTGTTGCTGGTGGGCCTCTATCAATTGCTCTACACCCGCGTACCGGCCCACGCCGCCATCGGTGAAACCGTCGGTTGCGCCGACAAGCTGAAAAAGCCTTGGGCCAAGGCCCTGCTCAATGCCGTACTGCGCCGGGCCCAGCGTGAAAGCGAAGCGCTGCTGGCCGAGTTGGAACATGATCCGGTGGTGCGCACCGCCCACCCGCGCTGGCTGCAAAAATCCCTGAAAGCGTTCTGGCCCGAGCAATGGGAAGCTATCTGCGCGGCCAACAATGCGCACCCGCCGATGATCCTGCGGGTCAACCGTCGCCACCATAGCCGTGATGCGTATCTGCAATTACTGGCCGACGCGGCCATCAACGCCACCCCGTGCGTGTACAGCACCGACGGCATCGTGCTGGAAGCCGCCACCGATGTGCGCAGCCTGCCGGGCTTTGCCGAAGGCTGGATCAGCGTGCAGGACGAGGCCGCGCAATTGGCGGCCGACCTGCTCGATTTGGCCCCCGGCCAGCGCGTACTCGACGCCTGCTGCGCGCCAGGTGGTAAGACCTGTCACATCCTTGAAGTTGAAAAAGACCTGGCCGGTGTAGTGGCTGTGGATCTTGAAGCCAAACGCCTGGTGCGCGTGCGGGAAAACCTTGCACGCCTGGGCCTCAGCGCCGACCTGATCGCCGCCGACGGCCGCAACACCGCGACCTGGTGGGACGGCAAGCCATTCCAGCGCATCCTGCTGGACGCACCTTGCTCTGCCACCGGCGTAATCCGTCGGCACCCGGACATCAAGCTGACCCGCCAGCCCGACGACATCGCCGCCCTCGCGGTGCTGCAAGGCGAATTGCTTGACGCCCTGTGGCCAACCCTGGAAGTCGGCGGCATCCTGCTGTACGCCACCTGCTCCACGCTACCCACCGAAAATACTGAGGTCATCCAAGCCTTCCTCGCCCGCACCAGCGGCGCGCGCGAACTGGACCTCGCTACCAGCGCCGGCATCAAGCAGCCCCACGGCCGCCAACTGCTCGCGCAGGAAGGCGGGCACGATGGCTTCTACTACGCCAAACTGATCAAGATCGCCGCCGCGCGCGGCTGA
- the fmt gene encoding methionyl-tRNA formyltransferase produces the protein MTEPLRIVFAGTPEFAAEHLKALLASPYDIVAVYTQPDRPAGRGQKLMPSPVKLLALEHNIAVLQPPTLRNAEAQAELAALKPDLLVVVAYGLILPQAVLDIPRLGCINSHASLLPRWRGAAPIQRAVEAGDSESGVTVMRMEAGLDTGPMLLKVTTPITAQDTGGSLHDRLAEMGPPAVIQAIAGLAAGTLEGEVQDDSLATYAHKLNKDEARIDWSRPAVELERLVRAFNPWPICHSTLNGEALKVLAATLANGKGAPGEIIGASKDGLLVACGEQALCLTRLQLPGGKALNFSDLFNSRREKFALGTILGVAAQ, from the coding sequence ATGACCGAGCCATTGCGCATTGTTTTTGCCGGCACCCCTGAATTCGCCGCCGAACACCTCAAGGCGCTGCTTGCCAGCCCTTATGACATCGTCGCGGTGTACACCCAGCCGGATCGCCCGGCCGGTCGCGGGCAAAAACTGATGCCGAGCCCGGTCAAGCTATTGGCGCTTGAACACAACATAGCGGTGCTGCAACCGCCGACCCTGCGTAACGCCGAAGCCCAGGCCGAACTGGCCGCGCTGAAACCGGACCTGCTGGTGGTGGTGGCCTACGGTTTGATCCTGCCCCAGGCGGTGCTGGATATCCCGCGCCTGGGTTGCATCAACAGCCATGCTTCGCTGCTGCCTCGCTGGCGTGGTGCGGCGCCGATCCAGCGCGCTGTGGAGGCTGGCGACAGCGAAAGCGGCGTGACCGTGATGCGCATGGAGGCGGGCCTGGACACCGGGCCGATGCTGCTCAAGGTCACCACCCCGATCACCGCGCAAGACACCGGCGGCAGCCTGCACGACCGCCTTGCCGAAATGGGCCCACCTGCCGTGATCCAGGCCATCGCCGGCCTCGCAGCAGGCACCCTGGAAGGCGAGGTACAGGACGACAGCCTGGCCACCTACGCGCACAAATTGAACAAAGACGAAGCGCGCATCGACTGGAGCCGCCCGGCCGTGGAGCTGGAGCGCCTGGTACGTGCCTTCAACCCATGGCCAATCTGCCATAGCACCCTGAACGGCGAAGCCTTGAAGGTGTTGGCCGCGACCCTGGCCAATGGCAAAGGCGCCCCCGGCGAGATTATCGGCGCCAGCAAAGACGGGCTGTTGGTCGCTTGCGGTGAACAGGCGCTGTGCCTGACACGTCTGCAATTGCCCGGCGGCAAAGCGCTGAACTTCAGCGATTTGTTCAATAGCCGCCGTGAGAAATTTGCCTTGGGCACGATCCTCGGGGTGGCCGCTCAATGA
- the def gene encoding peptide deformylase: MAILNILEFPDSRLRTIAKPVAVVDDKVRQLVDDMFETMYEAPGIGLAATQVNVHLRVVVMDLSEDRSEPRVYINPEFEPLTDEMGEYQEGCLSVPEFYENVERPLRVKIKALDRDGKPFELIAEGLLAVCIQHECDHLNGKLFVDYLSTLKRDRIKKKLEKKHRQQA, translated from the coding sequence ATGGCTATTTTGAACATCCTCGAATTTCCCGACTCGCGCCTGCGCACGATCGCCAAGCCGGTGGCCGTAGTGGACGACAAGGTTCGTCAGTTGGTCGATGACATGTTTGAAACAATGTATGAAGCTCCGGGCATCGGCCTCGCCGCTACCCAGGTCAACGTGCATCTGCGTGTCGTGGTCATGGACCTGTCGGAAGATCGCAGCGAACCCCGGGTGTACATCAACCCCGAGTTCGAACCGCTGACCGATGAGATGGGCGAATACCAGGAAGGCTGCCTGTCGGTGCCGGAGTTCTACGAGAACGTCGAACGCCCGTTGCGCGTGAAGATCAAGGCCCTGGACCGTGATGGCAAACCGTTTGAGCTGATTGCCGAAGGTCTGTTGGCAGTGTGCATCCAACATGAATGCGACCACCTTAACGGCAAGCTGTTTGTCGATTACCTGTCCACGCTCAAGCGGGACCGGATCAAGAAGAAGCTGGAAAAAAAGCATCGCCAGCAAGCTTGA
- the dprA gene encoding DNA-processing protein DprA, whose product MNPINSSEISPAELEARLRLHRLPELGPKRFHVLIQAFGCASKALSAPASAWRSLGVPAISADARRSPQIRDGASAALAWLERPAQHLLMWDQPEYPALLAQIDDAPPLLFVAGDPDILEKPQLAMVGSRRASRPGMDTAAAFSRSLASAGFVITSGLALGIDGAAHQAALEVGGRTVGVLGTGLENFYPQRHRKLAAAMIAQGSAVISEFPLDAGPQAGNFPRRNRIISGLSLGVLVVEASMASGSLITARLAAEQGREVYAIPGSIHHPGAKGCHQLIRDGAVLVETIEHILEALRGWQALSRPAPVPITHPLVALLHAAPHTSEALAIASGRPLSQVLATLTELELEGQVICESGCWLARCQV is encoded by the coding sequence ATGAATCCGATAAACAGTAGCGAAATTTCTCCGGCAGAGCTGGAAGCCCGACTACGCTTGCACAGGCTGCCAGAACTGGGTCCCAAGCGTTTTCACGTATTGATCCAAGCGTTCGGCTGCGCCTCCAAGGCCCTCAGTGCCCCTGCCAGTGCCTGGCGTTCCCTCGGGGTGCCCGCCATCAGCGCAGATGCTCGGCGTAGCCCGCAAATCCGTGATGGCGCCAGTGCGGCATTGGCCTGGTTAGAGCGTCCGGCCCAGCATTTGCTGATGTGGGACCAACCTGAGTACCCGGCCTTGCTCGCTCAGATCGACGACGCACCGCCGCTGTTATTCGTTGCGGGCGACCCGGACATTCTGGAAAAACCACAGTTGGCCATGGTCGGTAGCCGGCGTGCTTCCCGCCCCGGCATGGACACGGCCGCCGCCTTTTCCCGCAGCCTGGCGAGCGCCGGTTTTGTCATCACCAGTGGTTTGGCGCTGGGCATTGACGGCGCAGCACACCAGGCAGCGCTGGAGGTGGGCGGTCGTACAGTCGGGGTGCTTGGCACCGGGCTGGAAAATTTTTATCCACAGCGCCACCGCAAGCTCGCTGCCGCGATGATTGCCCAAGGCAGCGCGGTGATTTCTGAGTTTCCGTTGGACGCGGGGCCCCAGGCCGGTAATTTTCCACGGCGCAATCGGATTATCAGCGGGCTCTCGCTGGGGGTTCTGGTGGTGGAAGCCAGCATGGCCAGCGGTTCGCTGATCACCGCACGGCTGGCCGCAGAGCAAGGGCGCGAGGTGTATGCGATCCCGGGCTCCATTCACCATCCCGGTGCCAAGGGTTGCCATCAACTGATCCGTGATGGCGCGGTGCTGGTGGAAACCATCGAACACATCCTTGAGGCGCTGCGCGGTTGGCAGGCGTTATCGCGCCCTGCGCCGGTGCCGATCACCCACCCACTGGTGGCACTGCTGCATGCTGCGCCGCATACCAGTGAAGCCCTGGCGATTGCCAGTGGTCGGCCGTTGTCCCAGGTGCTGGCGACTCTTACGGAGCTGGAGCTGGAAGGCCAGGTCATCTGCGAAAGCGGGTGCTGGCTGGCGCGTTGCCAGGTTTAG
- a CDS encoding L-threonylcarbamoyladenylate synthase yields the protein MVNRWRVLQAAREIRAGAVIAYPTEAVWGLGCDPWNEEAVDRLLAIKNRSVDKGLILVADNIRQFDFLFEDFPDTWIDRMASTWPGPNTWLVPHQDLLPEWVTGMHDTVALRVTDHPLVRDLCAQVGPLISTSANPQGRPAARTRIRVEQYFRGQVDLVLGGALGGRKNPSLIRDLATGEVVRPS from the coding sequence ATGGTCAACAGGTGGCGTGTGCTGCAAGCCGCACGGGAAATTCGCGCAGGCGCGGTGATTGCCTATCCGACCGAGGCGGTCTGGGGCCTGGGTTGCGACCCGTGGAATGAAGAAGCGGTGGATCGGCTATTGGCGATCAAGAACCGCTCGGTGGACAAGGGCCTGATTCTGGTAGCGGACAACATTCGTCAATTCGACTTCCTGTTCGAAGACTTCCCGGACACCTGGATCGATCGCATGGCCAGCACCTGGCCCGGGCCGAATACCTGGCTGGTGCCCCACCAGGACTTGTTGCCCGAATGGGTCACGGGTATGCATGACACCGTGGCGTTGCGGGTTACTGATCACCCATTGGTGAGAGATTTGTGCGCCCAGGTCGGGCCGTTGATCTCCACGTCGGCCAACCCTCAGGGGCGCCCGGCGGCACGCACGCGTATTCGCGTGGAGCAGTATTTCCGCGGGCAAGTGGACTTGGTGTTGGGTGGCGCGCTGGGTGGGCGCAAGAACCCAAGCCTGATTCGGGACCTGGCGACAGGTGAGGTCGTGCGCCCCTCCTGA
- a CDS encoding quinone oxidoreductase family protein, translating into MAKRIQFSAHGGPEVLEYVDYTPAEPGPQQVRVRNEAIGLNFIDTYFRSGLYAPPALPSGLGAEGAGVVDAVGSEVTQFKVGDRVAYGSGPLGAYSELHVLPAANLVHLPDDISFEQAAGAMLKGLTVQYLLRQTYELKGGETILFHAAAGGVGSLACQWAKALGVKLIGTVSSPEKAALAKSLGAWETIDYSKENVAQRVLELTDGKKVPVVYDGVGKDTWLTSLDSVAPRGLVVSFGNASGAVDGVNLGILSAKGSLYVTRPTLATYANNPANLQAMADDLFSMIKSGKVRIDIKQRYPLADAAKAQTELSARRTTGSTILLP; encoded by the coding sequence ATGGCCAAACGTATCCAGTTCAGCGCCCACGGCGGCCCCGAAGTACTTGAGTATGTGGACTACACGCCAGCGGAGCCTGGCCCACAACAGGTCCGGGTGCGTAACGAGGCCATCGGTCTGAACTTCATCGATACCTATTTTCGCAGTGGCCTCTACGCACCGCCCGCGCTGCCATCGGGCCTGGGCGCTGAAGGCGCTGGTGTCGTCGATGCCGTGGGCAGTGAAGTCACCCAGTTCAAAGTCGGCGACCGTGTGGCCTACGGCAGCGGCCCGCTGGGTGCCTACAGCGAGTTGCATGTGTTGCCCGCCGCCAACCTGGTGCACCTGCCGGATGACATCAGTTTCGAGCAGGCCGCCGGGGCCATGCTCAAGGGCCTGACCGTGCAATACCTGCTGCGCCAGACCTACGAATTGAAAGGCGGCGAAACCATCCTGTTCCACGCTGCTGCCGGTGGCGTGGGCTCCCTGGCCTGCCAATGGGCCAAGGCCCTGGGCGTGAAGCTGATCGGCACCGTGAGTTCGCCGGAAAAGGCCGCCCTGGCCAAATCCCTGGGTGCCTGGGAAACCATCGACTACAGCAAGGAGAATGTCGCACAACGTGTGCTGGAATTGACTGACGGTAAAAAGGTGCCGGTGGTGTACGACGGCGTCGGCAAGGACACCTGGCTGACCTCTCTGGACAGCGTGGCGCCACGGGGTTTGGTCGTAAGCTTTGGCAATGCGTCGGGCGCGGTGGACGGGGTGAACCTGGGCATTCTGTCGGCCAAGGGCTCGCTGTACGTGACCCGCCCGACGCTGGCGACCTACGCCAACAATCCGGCGAACTTGCAGGCGATGGCGGACGATCTGTTTTCGATGATCAAGAGTGGCAAGGTGCGCATTGATATCAAACAGCGCTACCCGCTGGCGGATGCGGCCAAAGCGCAGACGGAGTTGTCGGCGCGACGCACGACTGGCTCAACCATTCTGTTGCCTTGA
- the hemF gene encoding oxygen-dependent coproporphyrinogen oxidase: MTTRTEAVKAYLLDLQDRICNALETFETDTRFIEDAWTRPAGGGGRTRVIENGSVIEKGGVNFSHVFGSGLPPSASAHRPELAGRGFEALGVSLVIHPHNPHVPTSHANVRFFIAEKEGEEPVWWFGGGFDLTPYYGNEEDCVHWHRVAEQACAPFGPDVYARYKAWCDAYFHIKHRNEPRGIGGLFFDDLNEWGFDTCFAFIRAIGDAYIDAYLPIVQRRKAMAYTEQQRQFQEFRRGRYVEFNLVYDRGTLFGLQSGGRTESILMSLPPQVRWSYDCKAEAGSEEARLTDYFLQDRDWLGVVAPKAAV; this comes from the coding sequence ATGACTACCCGCACCGAGGCCGTTAAAGCCTACCTGCTTGACCTGCAAGATCGCATTTGCAACGCCCTGGAAACCTTCGAGACGGATACTCGCTTTATCGAAGACGCCTGGACCCGGCCTGCCGGTGGTGGCGGTCGCACCCGTGTGATCGAGAACGGTTCGGTGATCGAAAAAGGCGGCGTTAACTTTTCCCACGTGTTTGGCAGCGGTTTGCCACCGTCCGCCAGTGCCCATCGGCCTGAGCTGGCTGGTCGGGGGTTTGAAGCCTTGGGCGTGTCGCTGGTGATTCATCCGCATAACCCGCATGTGCCGACATCCCACGCCAATGTGCGCTTTTTCATCGCTGAAAAAGAAGGCGAAGAACCGGTGTGGTGGTTCGGTGGCGGCTTTGACTTGACCCCGTATTACGGCAACGAAGAAGACTGCGTCCACTGGCACCGTGTGGCCGAGCAAGCTTGTGCGCCCTTTGGCCCGGACGTGTACGCACGCTATAAAGCCTGGTGCGACGCCTATTTCCACATCAAGCATCGCAATGAACCTCGCGGTATCGGTGGCCTGTTCTTCGATGACTTGAACGAATGGGGCTTCGACACCTGTTTCGCCTTTATCCGTGCCATCGGCGATGCCTATATCGATGCCTACCTGCCGATTGTGCAACGCCGCAAGGCCATGGCGTATACCGAGCAGCAGCGTCAGTTCCAGGAGTTCCGCCGGGGCCGCTACGTCGAATTCAACCTGGTCTATGACCGTGGCACCCTGTTCGGTTTGCAGTCGGGCGGGCGTACAGAGTCGATCCTGATGTCGCTGCCGCCCCAGGTCCGTTGGAGCTACGACTGCAAGGCCGAGGCCGGTAGCGAAGAGGCGCGCCTCACCGATTATTTCCTGCAAGACCGCGACTGGCTCGGCGTCGTTGCACCCAAGGCGGCGGTGTGA